Proteins from a genomic interval of Colletes latitarsis isolate SP2378_abdomen chromosome 12, iyColLati1, whole genome shotgun sequence:
- the LOC143348787 gene encoding macro domain-containing protein CT2219, protein MNFATVFAPEARMSIEAEKQKFMTMRLAEKKKYYKGSIHTLDKIPTWPEYWRKNKSNIGLTLEKVEPVDEELANKVSMWQGDITSLGIDAIVNAANSSLLGGGGVDGAIHRAAGRTLKKECAALGGCPVGEVRITGGYMLPAKHVIHTVGPQGEKPEKLRDCYKNSLRIAKENDLRTIAFPCISTGIYGYPQRPAAKVAISTVKKFLLDNKDAVDRVIFCLFLKSDKDIYEELLQKYFAID, encoded by the exons ATGAATTTTGCCACAGTCTTCGCTCCCGAGGCAAGAATGTCGATCGAGGCTGAAAAAC AAAAATTCATGACCATGCGATTAGCAGAGAAAAAGAAATACTATAAAGGAAGCATTCACACGTTAGATAAAATTCCAACGTGGCCGGAGTACTGGCGTAAGAATAAGTCCAATATCGGCCTGACTCTCGAGAAGGTCGAACCAGTCGACGAGGAACTGGCTAACAAAGTTTCTATGTGGCAAGGCGATATCACGTCTCTAGGGATAGACGCTATAGTGAATGCTGCAAATTCGAGTCTGCTCGGTGGTGGCGGAG TTGACGGAGCTATTCACAGAGCTGCGGGGCGAACTTTAAAGAAAGAGTGCGCAGCGTTGGGTGGATGTCCTGTCGGAGAAGTTAGAATAACCGGGGGTTATATGTTACCTGCAAAGC atgttatccATACGGTTGGTCCGCAAGGGGAAAAGCCAGAAAAGTTGAGGGATTGTTACAAAAATAGTCTCAGGATTGCCAAAGAGAATGATTTACGCACAATAGCTTTTCCTTGCATCTCGACTGGGATTTATGGATATCCGCAAAGACCAGCAGCCAAAGTAGCTATATCGACTGTTAAGAAGTTTCTACTCGACAACAAAGACGCA GTGGATAGAGTTATCTTTTGTCTGTTTCTTAAATCCGACAAGGACATATACGAGGAActcttacaaaaatattttgctaTCGATTGA